In Erythrobacter sp. KY5, the DNA window TGCGTTCTAGCAGTCGCCCACCCAGTAGGAAACCGACGCAGGCTTCAACTCAGCGTCAGCCCGCCATCGACCACCAGCGTCTGGCCGGTCATGTAGCTCGACAGCGGCGATGCGAGAAACAAAGCCGCGCCTGCCATGTCTTCGGGCGTCCCCATGCGGCGCAGGGGGATTGATCGCAGCGATGCTTCCAGCCGTTCGGGATGCTGCGTCGTGACGGCGGTCAGCTTGGTCGGGACCAGCCCCGGCGCGATGCCGTTCACGCGAATGCCATCCCTCGCCCACGCCTCGCCCAGCGTCTTCACGAGGCTCGCCGCGCCAGCCTTCGATGCGCCATAGGCAGGGTTGCCGATCACCGACTTGAACGCCGCGACCGAGGACACGACGATCATCGTGCCTCCCGTATCGGCAAGACCGGCGTGAAACGCGCGCGCCACGTCCATCACGGAATTGAGGTTGACGTCGATCACATCATCCCAGCCGGGCCGCGCAAATTCCTCGCGGCCATAGCGCACGATGCCCTGCGACTGGATCAGCACATGCGGCTCCAGCATGGCATCGGGCAGGCTCTCAACCGCGCTGCGGTCCATCACGTTGAGCCGGTGATAGGTCAGCCCGGTCATGTCGCTGTCCTCGGCTTCCAGATAGTCGCCGCTATCCGGCCGGGTGCCGGTGACATGGACCTCAGCCCCGCGAGCGCGAAACCCTTGCGCAATGCCATTACCGATCCCGCTCGACCCGCCGATGACGAGGACGCGCTTGTCTGTGAAATCGAGTGGATTGGTCATGGTTGTTCTCCTCGGGTAACAAACAAGAGCGGCGCGTTAGGCAGTCAAGGCGCGAATTGCATTCCAGCCCCTTTCCGTCATTCCAGCGAAAGCTGGGATGACGTGTTTAACAAACTGGCGCCCCTCAAATCGCGCGGCTGACCACTTCCTTCATGATCTCGCTCGTCCCGCCATAGATTCGGGCGACGCGGGCGTCGCGCCACAGCCTCGCGATGGCGTATTCGTTCATGTAGCCTGCGCCGCCGTGCAGTTGCAGGCAGGCATCGACCATCTCCCACTGCATCTCGGTGTGCCACAGCTTGGCTGCCGATGCCTCGTCGGTGGTCAGCTCTCCGCGAAGGTGGCGTGCGATTGCCCAGTCGAGATGCGCCCAGCCGACCTGCAGCTTGGCCTTGAGGTCCGCGAGCGTGAATTTGGTGTTCTGGAATTCGAAGACGGTGGTGCCAAAGGCCTTGCGGTCCTTGGTGAAGTTGACCGCTTCGTCGAAGGCGCGCTGCGCCCCGGCCTGTGCGGAGACCGCGATGCTGAGGCGTTCCTGCGGCAGCTCTTCCATCAGATGGATGAAGCCGCGCCCTTCTCGGCCAAGGATATTGGTCTTGGGCACGCGCACATCGGCGAAGAACAGCTCTGAGGTGTCGGCGGAATGCTGGCCGATCTTGTCGAGGTTGCGGCCCTTTTCGAAGCCGGGAGTGCCTGCATCGACCAGCACCAGCGAAGTGCCCTTGGCGCCCTCTTCCGGGTTGGTCTTGGCGACCACGATCACCACATCGGCGTTCTGGCCGTTGGTGATGTAGGTCTTCGAGCCATTGATGACGAGGTGATTGCCATCCGGAATCGCGGTGGTCTTGATCCCTTGCAGGTCGCTGCCCGTGCCCGGTTCGGTCATGGCGATCGCGCTGATGATGTCGCCCGAGATCATACCGGGGAGGTACTTCGCCTTCTGCTCTTCGCTGCCGAGCCGCTCGAAATAATTGACGGTGATGTCGTTCTGAAGCGTGAAACCGGCGGATGAGCCCATATAGGCAAGCTCTTCGGCGAGCACGCAGTTGAACCCGAAATCAAGGCCGAGGCCGCCATTCTCTTCCTTGACCGTGGGGCACAGCATGCCCGCATCGCCCAGCGCCTTCCACGCCTTGCGCGGGACCAGGCCGTCCGCCTCATGGTTGTCGAGGTAAGGCTCCATATGTTCGGCAAAGACCTTGCGAACGGTGTCGCGGAAGGCTTCGTGATCGTCGTTATAGGCGGTGCGGTGCGCGGTATCGAGCATGCGTTATCGGTCTCTCTCTAAGGTCCAGTTGCTAGGTGCAACTGAACCTGAGAGACACGCTCATGTAAAGGGGGCAAACTGCCCCGGCGGCTCAATTTGCCTTGTTGCAGATCACCAGCACGCGCATCGTTTCGCCGTCATTGCTGAAGATGGGCGAGGCCTGTCCGGTGGGCAGATCACGCAGGACATCCTGTACCGCGCCCGGCAGGCGTTCCTGCGGCACGTGGCGGTTGCGGGTGATCTCGGCATCGATGTCGCGGGCGAGATCGATTGCGTCCGCGCAGGAAGCGATTTCCTTGGTGCGCGCCTCGAACGCCTCTGCCGACATGCCAGCCAATGCGACCGACAATTGCACGAGGTGATAGCTGGGCTGGAACGAACCACGCGCGCCTTCGACCACCTGCGCCGAAGCGGCGACCGGGGCGATTGATGCAGCGAGCAGCGCGGCTGCGCCAGCGGACTTTGCGAAAAGAGACCTTGCGAACATTTGAGACACCTCCTGTTACCCGCCGCAGCAGAGTTTCAGGATTAGCCATGAACGCGGGGTGAATTCTCCCGCTCTCACCTGGCGTGCATCAGCCTACGAAAGCACGCTCGATCACGAACTGGCCGGGCTTGTTGTTCGCGCCCTCTTCGAAGCCGCGTGCTTCGAGGTCGGCGGCGTGGTCCTTGATCATCGCCATCGAACCGCACAGCATCACACGGTCGGTTTCGGGGTCGAAATGCTTGGGGCCCTTGCTGTTCTTGAACAGGCGGCCATCGTCGATCAGCACCTGAATGCGGTCGGAGGTGTGGAACTCCTCGCGCGTGACGGTGGGGACGTAGATCATCTTTTCGCGATCTTCGTCCTCAAGCAGCGGATCGCCTTCGAGCTTGCTTTCAAGAAGGTCGCGATAGGCAAGGTCGGCAACGCGGCGGACCGAGTGCACAACGATCACTTCGTCATACATCTGGTAAACCTCGGGATCGCGAACGAGGCTCATGAAAGGCGCAAGGCCGGTGCCGGTCGAGAGCATGAACAGCCGCTTGCCCGGAAGCAGCGCGTCGGTGACGAGCGTGCCGGTCGGCTTCTTGCCCAGATAGATCGGATCGCCCGGCTTGATGTGCTGCAGCCGCGAGGTTAGCGGGCCGTCCTGCACGATGATCGAGAGGAATTCCAATTCCTCTGCATAGGAAGGGCACGCCATGGAGTACGCGCGCAGCAGCGGCTTGCCGTCTTCCTTGGGCAGGCCGATCATGATGAATTCGCCCGAGCGGAAACGAAACGCAGGCGGCCGCGTCATCTTGAGGCTGAAGAGCTCCTCGTTCCACTGGTGCACATCGGTCACCGTCTCAACGGAAATCGCTCCGCTTTCCTGAAACGCATCGCGCGGGGGAATCGGGGAGGTGGTGGTGGCAGTCTCAGTCAAAACATCGGCCTCGAATTCAGGTGTGCGAGGCGCGGGGCGCGCCTCATGCTTGAGGGGGCAAATGGCGGTTTTGCCCCCTCGCATCAAGGTAGATTAGCGTTTTCGCCCTAAAGCGCGCCTTTTGAAGGTGACGTGTCCGTCAACGCCCGATCAGTTCCAGCCCGCGCGGTCGAACACCTGTACCGCCTGCGCCTGATTGCGCCCGATTTCGGCAGCGTTGAGCGTATCGGCCTTGAAGTCGCCAAGCTGCTCGACTGCCGAGTTGGCTTCGAGCCCTGCGACAGCAGGATACTCGTTATTACCATCCGCGAAGTAGCGCTGTGCGCTTTCCGATGTCAGATATTCAAGGAAGCGGATGGCGTTCTCGCGGTTGGGCGCGTTCATCACCACGCCCGCACCCGACAGGTTGATGTGCGTGCCTCGGCCATCCTGATCGGGGAAGATCACGCCAAGCCTGTCGAAGATCGCGCGCTGCTCCTCATCGCCGCCTGCAAAGCGTGCGAGGTAGTACGAGTTCACGACCGCAATCCGGCATTCGCCAGCGGCCACGCTTTCGATCTGCGCGGTGTCGTTGCCCTGCGGGTCACGGGCGAAATTGGCGACCACGCCGCGCGCCCATTCCTCCGCTGCCTCCACACCATCATGCGCGATCATCGCGGACAAAAGCGAGATGTTGTAGATGTTGGACGAGGAGCGAATGCAGATGTCGCCGCGATAGGCCGGATCGGCGAGATCGGCATAGGTATCGAGGCCCTCGGGCTCGCCCTGCTCCTTGTCGTAAATGATGACGCGCGCACGGGTCGACAGGCCGAACCACAGGCCATCGGGATGGCGTAGGTAATCAGGCAGGCGCTCGGTCAGCACGTCGGACTGGACCGCGGAGAGAATCCCCGCTTCCTCCGCGCGCCAGAGGCGACCTGCGTCGACAGTGATGAGAAGGTCGGCAGGCGAAAATTCGCCTTCGCTTTCGATCCGTTCGATCAGCGCATCGGCATCGGCCTCGATGCGGTTGACGGTGATCCCCGTTTGCTCGGTAAAGTCCTCGTAGAGCGCCAGATCGGTGTCGTAGTGGCGCGAGGAATAGATGTTGACCTCGCCATTGTCGGCGAGCGTCGAGGCTTCCTCGCCTTCAGCACAAGCG includes these proteins:
- a CDS encoding SDR family NAD(P)-dependent oxidoreductase, which produces MTNPLDFTDKRVLVIGGSSGIGNGIAQGFRARGAEVHVTGTRPDSGDYLEAEDSDMTGLTYHRLNVMDRSAVESLPDAMLEPHVLIQSQGIVRYGREEFARPGWDDVIDVNLNSVMDVARAFHAGLADTGGTMIVVSSVAAFKSVIGNPAYGASKAGAASLVKTLGEAWARDGIRVNGIAPGLVPTKLTAVTTQHPERLEASLRSIPLRRMGTPEDMAGAALFLASPLSSYMTGQTLVVDGGLTLS
- a CDS encoding acyl-CoA dehydrogenase family protein; protein product: MLDTAHRTAYNDDHEAFRDTVRKVFAEHMEPYLDNHEADGLVPRKAWKALGDAGMLCPTVKEENGGLGLDFGFNCVLAEELAYMGSSAGFTLQNDITVNYFERLGSEEQKAKYLPGMISGDIISAIAMTEPGTGSDLQGIKTTAIPDGNHLVINGSKTYITNGQNADVVIVVAKTNPEEGAKGTSLVLVDAGTPGFEKGRNLDKIGQHSADTSELFFADVRVPKTNILGREGRGFIHLMEELPQERLSIAVSAQAGAQRAFDEAVNFTKDRKAFGTTVFEFQNTKFTLADLKAKLQVGWAHLDWAIARHLRGELTTDEASAAKLWHTEMQWEMVDACLQLHGGAGYMNEYAIARLWRDARVARIYGGTSEIMKEVVSRAI
- a CDS encoding ferredoxin--NADP reductase, with product MTETATTTSPIPPRDAFQESGAISVETVTDVHQWNEELFSLKMTRPPAFRFRSGEFIMIGLPKEDGKPLLRAYSMACPSYAEELEFLSIIVQDGPLTSRLQHIKPGDPIYLGKKPTGTLVTDALLPGKRLFMLSTGTGLAPFMSLVRDPEVYQMYDEVIVVHSVRRVADLAYRDLLESKLEGDPLLEDEDREKMIYVPTVTREEFHTSDRIQVLIDDGRLFKNSKGPKHFDPETDRVMLCGSMAMIKDHAADLEARGFEEGANNKPGQFVIERAFVG
- a CDS encoding Fe(3+) ABC transporter substrate-binding protein; protein product: MKKLILGSFSLALGALAVIACAEGEEASTLADNGEVNIYSSRHYDTDLALYEDFTEQTGITVNRIEADADALIERIESEGEFSPADLLITVDAGRLWRAEEAGILSAVQSDVLTERLPDYLRHPDGLWFGLSTRARVIIYDKEQGEPEGLDTYADLADPAYRGDICIRSSSNIYNISLLSAMIAHDGVEAAEEWARGVVANFARDPQGNDTAQIESVAAGECRIAVVNSYYLARFAGGDEEQRAIFDRLGVIFPDQDGRGTHINLSGAGVVMNAPNRENAIRFLEYLTSESAQRYFADGNNEYPAVAGLEANSAVEQLGDFKADTLNAAEIGRNQAQAVQVFDRAGWN